From one Solanum stenotomum isolate F172 chromosome 12, ASM1918654v1, whole genome shotgun sequence genomic stretch:
- the LOC125846780 gene encoding uncharacterized protein LOC125846780, with amino-acid sequence MEAVKKAYAGIILNMAKEAAARVMASEKKALKFQQDLHSTKEEALRMLLRLKLIIDAKTTEAESLSQNQQRRIDELEAQLNEAEGLIIDLRAELHDVHEQLNEAKNKPLHHLRPHAKEDLVCHNSIMAKSNVNNSESLKFPTELGSKVCKSVDMSDTALCNYSKDNLNEPEIYKNGWCAIAMSLADERLHSGDDPSFPIKVTQVTEPSGRDGEAHIAPSSKAMKAENLVGEEQLKGHASMQRPYTFLGKKRRKARYGKTKNSFCKAHCNKLVFSQRPLPAISRCSARYLHTDTLYDSPNSPSTNTERNNVAGSSFVSGKEGPQNKGLNIAVARRSIRKRSVKYLDVSYPPSLSHSSLSNQPMRPGLQFPSFPNSKSNAAECTVKSTKLGGEGGIEEGTSFQAASLGFTVENMICRKFACADNDAHKDDTELIDVSVMVEEGDDQPLLNFGVLPVESILGDTKACEGSKESDLQGNNMTPLKYTFSRKRKKDNLLNPNENSSPDCSVKKKSVEIENIDPRLQDSEALKDSPLRSKHLVQVAHQLISLSGRSWWH; translated from the exons ATGGAGGCTGTGAAGAAAGCATATGCGGGGATAATTTTGAACATGGCAAAGGAGGCGGCAGCTCGTGTTATGGCATCGGAGAAAAAAGCTCTTAAGTTTCAGCAGGATCTGCATTCTACGAAAGAGGAAGCCCTTCGTATGCTGCTTCGTTTGAAATTAATCATTGATGCTAAG ACAACTGAAGCTGAGAGTTTGTCTCAAAATCAACAAAGAAGAATTGATGAATTAGAAGCTCAGCTTAATGAAGCTGAAGGGCTGATAATTGATCTTAGAGCAGAATTGCATGATGTGCATGAACAGTTGAATGAAGCAAAAAATAAGCCTCTCCATCACCTGAGACCACATGCAAAAGAGGATTTGGTTTGTCACAACAGTATCATGGCCAAGTCAAATGTAAATAATTCAGAGTCGTTAAAATTCCCTACCGAATTGGGATCCAAGGTCTGCAAATCAGTAGACATGTCAGACACAGCATTGTGCAATTACTCAAAGGACAACCTTAATGAGCCAGAGATTTATAAAAATGGATGGTGTGCAATAGCGATGAGCTTAGCAGATGAGAGATTGCATTCTGGAGATGATCCAAGTTTTCCCATTAAAGTTACACAGGTCACTGAACCTAGTGGACGAGATGGTGAAGCACATATTGCACCATCATCTAAAGCTATGAAAGCAGAGAATTTAGTTGGCGAAGAACAACTTAAGGGCCATGCCTCTATGCAGCGGCCCTATACATTCCTAGGAAAAAAGCGAAGAAAAGCTCGATATGGCAAAACCAAAAATAGCTTTTGCAAGGCTCATTGTAATAAGCTGGTGTTTTCTCAACGACCATTGCCAGCAATTTCTCGTTGTTCTGCAAGATACTTGCACACAGACACTTTGTATGACAGTCCTAATAGTCCTTCCACCAATACTGAGAGAAATAATGTAGCAGGAAGTTCTTTTGTGTCAGGTAAAGAAGGGCCACAAAACAAGGGTCTAAACATTGCTGTTGCTCGTAGAAGCATTAGGAAAAGAAGCGTCAAATACCTGGACGTTAGTTACCCTCCATCATTGTCACATAGCTCCCTTTCTAATCAGCCAATGAGACCTGGACTGCAATTTCCATCTTTTCCTAATAGCAAGTCCAATGCAGCTGAATGCACTGTGAAATCCACGAAATTAGGAGGTGAAGGTGGTATTGAAGAGGGTACTAGTTTTCAAGCGGCATCCTTAGGTTTCACTGTAGAAAACATGATATGTAGAAAGTTTGCATGTGCAGATAATGATGCACACAAGGACGACACAGAATTGATAGATGTCTCAGTGATGGTAGAGGAGGGTGATGATCAACCGCTGCTCAACTTCGGCGTGTTACCAGTTGAATCTATCCTTGGAGATACCAAAGCATGTGAAGGAAGTAAGGAATCAGATCTTCAAGGTAACAATATGACGCCTCTCAAGTATACGTTCAGCAGGAAGCGTAAGAAAGATAACTTGTTGAACCCAAATGAGAACTCTTCTCCAGATTGCTCAGTGAAGAAAAAGTCTGTCGAGATAGAAAACATTGATCCAAGATTGCAGGATTCAGAAGCGTTGAAAGATTCGCCTTTAAGAAGTAAACATTTGGTCCAGGTTGCTCATCAG CTTATCTCTCTGTCTGGAAGAAGCTGGTGGCATTAG